The genomic DNA CCCATTTGTGCTGCTTGACAGTCTCAGCCTCACGCTATGACTTCTTAACTGTGCTGTGACCTTGACTGTGCTGTGACCTCGGCTGTGCTATGACCTCTCCCGACTGTCCTGTGACCCTTGACTGTGCTGTGACCTCCCGACTGTGCTACTGACCTCCTGACTGTCCTGGGACCTTGTTCTTTGACCTCGGACTGTGCTGTGACCTCCGGACTGTGCTGTGACCTCGGACTGTGCTGTGACCTTGACTGTGCTGTGACCTCCGGACTGTGCTGTGACCTCCGGACTGTGCTGTGACCTCCggactgtgctgtgtgctgtcacCTCTCGACTGTACAGTGATCTCTCGGACCTCTCAACTACACTATGACTTCTTGACTGTACTTTGACTTCTTGACTGTACTTGACATTCCGACTGCGCTGTGACCTCTGGACTGTGCTGTGACCTCCGGACTGTGCTGTGACCTCCGGACTGTGCTGTGACCTCCCGACTGTGCTGTGACAGTCTCAACTACGCTGTGACTTCTTAACTGTGCTGTGACCTTGACTGTGCTGTGACCTCCCGGCTGTGCTATGACCTCCCGACTGTCCTGTGACCTTGACTGTGCTGTGACCTCCCGACTGTGCTATGACCTCCTGACTGTCCTGGGACCTTGACTGCGCTGTGACCTTAACTGCACCCCTCTGTCTCAGGAGGGTCCCCCGGGCACTCACCCGTGATTCACTAAATGGGCCGCAACGAAATGAGtcaagtttgaaaaaaaaaaaaaaaaaaatgtgtttattggATATTCATAATCCACAGACCTTAGGGTTTAAAACAAGGGGTCGTTTGTTAAATTCAAATGTGAACGCTATCCTCatctcagcaaaaaaaaacaggttttgAGAAAATCAGCTTTAAAAGTTCGTACTACACAGCGCAGCTTCTAAATGCTCCATTCACGCAGGCGGTAAACTTCAGGCATTCGTATAACTTGtgaggtaggctagcctatgttCTATCAACTTCTGAAGATGACAAGGACAAAAAAAGCttaatgcatagcctaatgtttttatttttatataggATCTAGTCAGCAACAACTGTTTAGGTGGCTGTTTCTTCTCCTAAATCTCTTGGCTAAAATAGAACATTTCTTCAGAATAATTACTAGTGGATATCCTATGATGACTTCTTGAAGAGGCCAAAAGCCAAAACACGAAGTTATCAGACCAAAGAAAATGGAAACTTTCCTGTTCTCACCTAGGCCTTCAGCAAGCGTCTAAACGAGGAAGAAAACTTGAATGCCCAGCCTACACATTTGGCCTTCAAAATCATATTTTAGGTCGTTTTAAAGTAAGATACGTCTATGAGTGATAGATAAGAGGTAAAGGAATGTGTTTGTAGTGAAATTAGAAAATGCgtaattttgtcatttttgaccCTCGCTGCATTCAAATCGCTATATCTCGACCCTCGCTGCATTCAAATCGCTTTATCTCGAAATGGATTTCTGTGACGCAAGATTTCGTCGTGGCACGCCCCAAATGGAGAACTCAGATTCACTATCAATTCACTACTCAGTTCATATTCCCTATCGATTCAACACTGATTCACTAAATAGAAAACTCAAGTTCACTACTCGTATTCAACTCATTTTCACTATTGATTCACCTCTGATTCACTATACCGGGACATGACATAGACCTGTATTACGACATAGAAGTGTATTAATTTACTATCTATACACATAATATGGTGTACTAATTTACTATCTATACGCATATAAACGCATATAATGGTgtattaatttaatatttatatgCATGTATTTACTATTTATACGCATGTTACTatttatacaaggatacaaggaagtgtattgtcacatgcatatagttactggatgtaagaaatgcagtgaaattatgtctggtgtcagcctatttgtgcattaatgggagggggggggtaatAATCTAATAAACCCCTCTTctaagtgcagtagaagaggggtttattagattaagtggcaagggctgcataagaaaggtgggggaggattgggattgggtggggcaccaacaaggagcacccaagagcaacaggggcaaggaaaaactcccttaccaaggaagaaaccttgggcagatccacggctcaaggggctaacccaactgccaggggtcttggtgtgtgtgttggggggatgacaagggagatgggatagtgtgctgtgtatgtggggagagggcagtgtgcaatatgtgtatagaaaggctaggcaatcaaggacatgggtagatagatggaggagaaatcaaaaataataaataaaaagttctatggagatgtgcaaaagttggagaaagtcagatatgtgtgtgtgtgtgtgtgtgtgtgtgtgtgtgtgtgttttgacgtgtgatgaaataagaaaataaataaaaggtctatagaatagggagagggatgtaaaagtgctaaaagtcatgcaggtgtgtgtgtgtgtgtgtgtgtgggggggtcatgagtgctgaggagtgaatgagtgcaaagtcagtatagtgtgagttcagagttcggatggcctggggataaaaacttcacctgagtctctcagttctggcacacataggcgtcttcttgatttcagcggtaggaataatccattgttatgatgagaagagtccttcagaatcttttgggctcttaggagtgtagtgttaattttgtcacctatttttaatttagtcctagTCTTAATCTTGTGACGAAAtctcctttttagtctttgtcatatttagtcattcaaatatcatttttgttagtcaagttttagtcgactaaaagtctcgtcattttagtctagttttagtcaaaagaaaactaaaggtatcttagtcttagtcagttttagtcaacacattttagtcttttttataacaaattatttctgattaccatttgagtcaaatagtgtttcacacatctcaattttcaacaatattgtgtgtccacagggctactcgtcagttataattactcattctgattttttgtcagtcagtatgtttacatgcacaggtaagtcgagcttcagttatagctcggctgggatttgaccatagacagtaaaagatttgactggaccactgtcatattcagtagaccagtgtttctcaaagtgtggtccgggaatcactggtggtccaaaAAGCTATGGCGTggcaaaatataatatagatgagttgcttgcaatattgaaccaacttgtatgtaaaaacagttctacaacactgtctatgtaagatatgccagtttaaatcatacagtatgaatccacacacaataagcaaagtgcaaagacaataagcaaggtggttcagtgagtaggcctatagtgtagactaattataggctactgttgaagtaggtataatctttttttttttagctagggttagttaagtggtcctgaaactgaaaaagtttgagaaacactgtcgtgaccaaagtattaatgttttactccgcctcgctagatggcgatatatgtaaacacaacacattccccaaacagactctccatcttagccatagctaacttgctagcttaactttccatattagcttacttgctagcaaactttgcatcatcagtctaactagttaaatagttgacattacatgatgaacatttttcagatggacattctgggggatgttaatttgtatgagagaagcttcaacttctgggtatgtagcattgtggcataaagcttaggtagttatcttgctaactctagcagaaatctccagtgttcttgttccatgtagttttaggtgttgcagccacagggttgcagcaacagcacgtgactagcctacaggaaagctgttagcgtatgaactcattcgaatattttgaaaacgtaacagctagatattctgtcttctcattttgtagacgaaaatgaagagagattttatcttagttttaatttcatgcaaaacattttagtctcgtcttttttcgtcaacaataatgcatcttaagatagtcttagtcagtgtttcaggacattactgccgtctcgtcatcgtctcgtcttagtcatgaaaaaaaaggttgttgacgaacatatttcctcttgtctcgtctgacgaaattaacactataggagtactcttctggaatagatatcttgtagagcagggagtttaCTATTGTATACGCATGTATTTACTATTTATACGCATGTGTTTACTATTGTATACGCATGTATTTACTATTTATACGCATGTGTTTACTATTTATAATGCATGTATTTACTATTGTATAATGCATGTATTTACTATTTATCATGTGTTTACTATTGTATAATGCATGTATTTACTATTTATAATGCATGTGTTTACTATTGTATACGCATGTATTTACTATTTATAATGCATTTACTATTTATACGCATGTGTTTACTATTGTATACGCATGTATTTACTATTTATACGCATGTGTTTACTATTGTATACTCATGTATTTACTATTGTATACGCATGTGTTTACTATTTATACGCATGTATTTACTATTGTATACGCATGTGTTTACTATTGTATACGCATGTATTTACTATTTATACGCATGTATTTACTATTGTATACGCATGTGTTTACTATTTAGACGCATGTGTTTACTATTTATACGCATGTGTTTACTATTTATACGCATGTATTTACGGTCGCACTTTACTTGGATAGCCCGCCCACAAACTATCTACAGGTGCTCAGATCATCAACAAACTAACTGTTGACCCTCACAACAATTTATGGTGGCGTTTAAAGTTAGGGGTTGGATTTGGTTATGATGATGTTCAGTAAGTTACGCAATGCTACACACTAAATGTGATCTCTACTCACGTCCTGCTGTTCTCTCCAGCCCCCCAGAGGCCGTCCGGCGCCGCCGCCCGTGGCCGAGGACCTGCAGGCGTCCGGGGCAGTGCCTGCGCAGGAGTGGCCCCCGAGCCCGGCGCACGGTAGTGGAGGCGATGCGGCGGCGGTGCCCTCGCTGCCCGAGCTCCTGGCAGACGTGCCGTTCGCGCTGGCGCCGCACATCCTCGCCGTGCAGACGGGCCGGCCCGCGCTGCTGCTGCCCGACCTCGTCCTCAACGGCGACATCAACCACAACCTCGACAACTTCCGCTACGACTTCACGCTGGAGAACTCTGTCCTCAATGAGCCCTGAGGGATGCTGGGAGTCAGCCGATAGTCAGCCGGAACTGACTGCAACCacctcccctcccaccccctccacacacacacacacacacacacacgcacggacacacacacacacacacacatacacgcacacacacggacacatgctgtacacacacatacatacacacatacacacacacacacaca from Alosa alosa isolate M-15738 ecotype Scorff River chromosome 20, AALO_Geno_1.1, whole genome shotgun sequence includes the following:
- the umad1 gene encoding UBAP1-MVB12-associated (UMA)-domain containing protein 1, encoding MLSFFGLRKDQSKKPSAERELDGFVIIGETVEEQRQGMNTLNVISTHVLLFSPAPQRPSGAEWPPSPAHGSGGDAAAVPSLPELLADVPFALAPHILAVQTGRPALLLPDLVLNGDINHNLDNFRYDFTLENSVLNEP